In one Variovorax sp. V213 genomic region, the following are encoded:
- a CDS encoding DUF2933 domain-containing protein encodes MNHQQHTRPSFWKTPFGIVATLVAVAVSIYLYVAHKNHLLALLPYAFLATCPLMHVFMHRGHGHGGHTHGGRNGDGSQSS; translated from the coding sequence ATGAATCACCAGCAGCACACCCGGCCTTCATTCTGGAAGACGCCCTTCGGCATAGTCGCAACCCTCGTTGCGGTTGCTGTGAGCATCTACCTGTACGTGGCCCACAAGAATCATCTGCTGGCGTTGCTGCCCTATGCCTTCCTGGCCACCTGTCCACTGATGCACGTCTTCATGCATCGGGGGCACGGCCATGGCGGCCATACACACGGCGGCCGGAACGGCGATGGCTCGCAGAGCAGCTAA
- a CDS encoding response regulator transcription factor has translation MASANSAFVNELLEFFRQPVAASANGSPAPAGLTPTQLEVLRLVSQGLGNQQIATQLVITVRTAKWHVSQIFEKLGVRNRSQAIAKARESSLL, from the coding sequence ATGGCCTCGGCCAATTCCGCGTTCGTCAACGAATTACTGGAATTTTTCCGCCAGCCCGTGGCGGCGAGCGCCAACGGGAGCCCCGCGCCGGCTGGATTGACGCCGACACAGCTCGAAGTGCTGCGCCTCGTGAGCCAGGGCCTGGGCAACCAGCAGATCGCGACTCAGCTCGTCATCACGGTACGCACGGCCAAGTGGCACGTGAGCCAGATCTTCGAGAAGCTGGGTGTGCGCAACCGTTCGCAAGCTATCGCCAAGGCGCGCGAGTCGAGCCTGCTGTAA